CCCCTCAAGGCCCATCAACGGGCCGGTCTTCACCCTCACACGCGACCCGACCTTCAAATAGGGGAATGGGTCCACCCTGAGGCGACTCTCGACCATCTTCCTGACGGCCTCGACCTGGCAGTCAGGAACGATGCTGTATTCTGTGGGGGTGGGACCAAGGACCTGCACGACACCCCGAACAGTCTTCACGACGTAGGCGTCCGACACTGGAATGCGGGCAAAGAGGTACCCGGGAAACGCCGGGATGTCCACGGTCGCCTTGCGATCCCTGCGACGGCTGTCGAGGTGGAGCAGCGGGAGGAAGGTCTCTACGCTCAAGGCGTCGAGATGGTCGCGCACTGTCTTCTCGTGGTGCGCGCGCGTCCACACGGCCAACCAGCTTGGCTGCAACCCAATCCCTCCTCGTTCGGACCCATCGCGGGGGTGCCCGCCCCGCGTCGCTGCCACTGGACCTGGCGGGTCCGTTGGGCGCACAGTATATGCCTGGTCAGTTGGCTTGTCAAG
The DNA window shown above is from Planctomycetota bacterium and carries:
- a CDS encoding transcription termination/antitermination NusG family protein translates to MWTRAHHEKTVRDHLDALSVETFLPLLHLDSRRRDRKATVDIPAFPGYLFARIPVSDAYVVKTVRGVVQVLGPTPTEYSIVPDCQVEAVRKMVESRLRVDPFPYLKVGSRVRVKTGPLMGLEGVLVKKRSGLRLVVNVDLLSQSIAAEISAADVEGA